A genomic segment from Pseudomonas sessilinigenes encodes:
- a CDS encoding alpha/beta fold hydrolase, with translation MSQQVFFAHANGFPSGTYGKLFAALAPEFEVAHLQQHAHDPRFPVDDNWQSLVDELIHHLQQQAQPVWGVGHSLGGVLHLHAALRCPELYRGVVMLDSPVLTRADQWVILAAKRFGFIDRLTPAGRTLGRREEFTDIESARSYFSRKTLFRAFDPDCLDAYLQHGLLQVGDRLRLRFDPATEISIYRGVPHTSPGSARQLKVPLAVVRGQQSRVVMRHHTSAVGRMPQGVSLTMPGGHMFPLERPEDTATLLKDLFNRWQHDQQRSLA, from the coding sequence ATGTCGCAACAGGTGTTTTTCGCTCACGCCAATGGGTTTCCCTCCGGCACGTACGGCAAGTTGTTTGCCGCCCTGGCGCCGGAATTCGAGGTGGCTCATTTGCAGCAGCATGCCCACGATCCACGCTTTCCGGTGGATGACAATTGGCAGAGCCTGGTGGATGAGCTGATTCATCACCTGCAACAGCAGGCGCAGCCGGTGTGGGGCGTGGGGCACTCGTTGGGTGGCGTGCTGCACCTGCACGCGGCCCTGCGGTGCCCGGAGTTGTACCGGGGGGTGGTGATGCTCGATTCGCCGGTGCTGACCCGCGCCGACCAGTGGGTGATCCTCGCGGCCAAGCGCTTTGGCTTCATCGACCGCCTGACCCCGGCTGGCCGTACCCTGGGCCGCCGCGAGGAGTTCACCGACATCGAGTCGGCCCGCAGCTACTTTTCGCGCAAGACCCTGTTTCGCGCCTTCGACCCGGATTGCCTGGATGCCTACTTGCAGCATGGCTTGCTGCAAGTGGGCGATCGCCTGCGCCTGCGTTTCGACCCGGCCACCGAGATCAGTATCTACCGCGGCGTACCGCACACCAGCCCGGGCAGTGCCCGTCAGCTCAAGGTGCCCCTGGCGGTGGTACGCGGCCAGCAGAGCAGGGTGGTGATGCGCCATCACACCAGCGCCGTGGGCCGCATGCCCCAGGGCGTGTCGCTGACCATGCCCGGCGGCCACATGTTTCCCCTTGAGCGACCTGAAGACACCGCGACCTTGCTCAAGGACCTGTTCAATCGCTGGCAGCACGACCAGCAACGGAGCCTGGCATGA
- a CDS encoding alpha/beta hydrolase gives MNQAVEEVRLSLPHIELAAHLFGPEDGLPVIALHGWLDNANSFARLAPRLEGLRIVALDLAGHGHSGHRPPGAGYALWDYVYDVLQVAEQLGWQRFALMGHSLGAIVSLVLAAAMPARVSHLALIDGVIPPTATGEGSAERLGMALQAQLDLQGKRKPVYSTLERAIEARMKGVVAVSREAAELLAQRGLMPVPGGYTWRSDSRLTLASPLRLTQEQAMSFVQRVACPTQLVVAGDGMLAKHQELLQRLPFNLEQLPGGHHLHLNDEAGATFVADCFNRFFALP, from the coding sequence ATGAACCAGGCCGTGGAAGAAGTGCGCCTGAGCCTGCCGCATATCGAGCTGGCAGCCCATCTGTTCGGCCCCGAGGACGGCCTGCCGGTCATCGCCCTGCATGGCTGGCTGGACAATGCCAACAGCTTCGCGCGCCTGGCTCCCAGGCTCGAAGGGCTGCGTATCGTCGCCCTGGATCTGGCCGGCCATGGGCACTCCGGGCATCGCCCGCCTGGAGCGGGTTATGCCTTATGGGACTATGTGTACGACGTGCTGCAGGTGGCCGAGCAACTGGGGTGGCAGCGTTTCGCCCTGATGGGCCACTCCCTGGGGGCCATCGTGTCCCTGGTGCTGGCGGCAGCCATGCCGGCCCGCGTCAGTCACCTGGCCCTGATCGATGGCGTCATCCCGCCTACCGCTACCGGCGAAGGCTCCGCCGAGCGCCTGGGCATGGCACTGCAGGCGCAACTGGATTTGCAGGGCAAGCGCAAGCCGGTCTACAGCACCCTGGAGCGAGCCATCGAGGCGCGGATGAAAGGGGTGGTGGCCGTCAGCCGAGAGGCCGCCGAGCTGTTGGCCCAACGTGGCTTGATGCCGGTGCCCGGTGGCTACACCTGGCGCAGCGACAGCCGCCTGACATTGGCCTCGCCGCTGCGCCTGACCCAAGAGCAGGCCATGTCCTTCGTGCAGCGGGTCGCCTGCCCAACACAACTGGTGGTGGCTGGCGATGGCATGCTGGCCAAGCACCAGGAATTGCTCCAGCGTCTACCCTTCAACCTGGAACAGCTGCCGGGCGGGCACCACCTGCACCTGAACGATGAGGCCGGTGCCACCTTTGTCGCAGACTGTTTCAATCGGTTTTTCGCCCTTCCTTGA
- a CDS encoding hotdog fold thioesterase, whose amino-acid sequence MSLWRTTPNLEQLNAIQKNTIGEVLDIRFESFDEQSLTASMVIDHRTHQPYGLLHGGASVVLAETVGSMASYLCIDASKFYCVGLEINANHLRGLRSGRVTAVARAIHIGRTTHVWDIRLSSDEGKASCVSRLTMAVVPLGQTPPAQ is encoded by the coding sequence ATGAGCCTGTGGCGCACCACCCCAAACCTCGAACAATTGAATGCGATCCAGAAGAACACCATCGGTGAAGTGCTGGATATTCGCTTCGAGTCCTTTGACGAGCAATCGCTGACCGCGAGCATGGTCATCGACCACCGTACCCACCAGCCCTACGGTTTATTGCATGGCGGCGCCTCGGTGGTACTGGCCGAGACGGTCGGCTCGATGGCCAGCTACCTGTGCATCGATGCCAGCAAGTTCTATTGCGTGGGGCTGGAGATCAACGCCAATCACCTGCGCGGCCTGCGCAGCGGGCGGGTCACAGCGGTGGCCAGGGCCATTCACATCGGGCGCACCACCCATGTCTGGGACATCCGCCTGAGCAGCGACGAAGGCAAGGCCAGCTGTGTCTCGCGCCTGACCATGGCGGTGGTGCCCCTGGGACAGACTCCGCCAGCGCAGTGA